The following proteins are co-located in the Bradyrhizobium sp. AZCC 2176 genome:
- a CDS encoding TauD/TfdA family dioxygenase → MSVFSVQPLIEGKRLPLLLRADKVGQPLGAALPMLRDTIDRHLTDCGGIVFRDFSLDGPDAFRAFAADFGHPLLTYEFGSTPRSQVTSGVYTSTEYPPHQHIPLHNEQAYTRDWPMKIWFYCMQPAQQGGETPVADSRAIYRDMPPSIRERFTEKGVMYVRNYGNGLDVDWQQVFGTDSRPEVEAYCAGHDIECEWKEDGELRTRQVCQGTARHPLTGEWVWFNQAHLFHVSNLEPEVRESLLDVVGDEVELPRNVFYGDGSPIDDETLSTVRDVLETHKISFPWQAGDVVMLDNMLTAHARAPFKGPRRVIVAMAEAHRQR, encoded by the coding sequence ATGAGCGTATTCTCCGTCCAGCCACTCATTGAGGGCAAGCGCCTGCCGTTGTTGCTCAGGGCCGACAAGGTCGGGCAGCCGCTGGGTGCGGCGCTTCCCATGCTGCGCGATACCATCGATCGGCATCTGACCGATTGCGGCGGTATCGTGTTTCGCGATTTCTCGCTCGATGGTCCCGACGCCTTTCGGGCTTTCGCGGCCGATTTCGGTCATCCGCTGCTGACGTACGAATTCGGGTCGACGCCGCGTTCGCAGGTCACCTCGGGCGTCTACACTTCCACCGAGTATCCGCCGCACCAGCACATCCCGTTGCACAACGAGCAGGCCTATACACGCGATTGGCCGATGAAGATCTGGTTCTATTGCATGCAGCCGGCGCAGCAGGGCGGCGAAACGCCTGTCGCCGACAGCCGCGCCATCTATCGCGATATGCCGCCGTCGATTCGGGAGCGTTTCACCGAGAAGGGCGTGATGTATGTGCGGAACTACGGCAACGGCCTCGACGTCGATTGGCAGCAGGTGTTCGGCACCGATTCCAGGCCTGAGGTCGAAGCGTATTGCGCCGGGCATGACATCGAATGCGAGTGGAAGGAGGACGGCGAGCTTCGCACGCGCCAGGTCTGCCAGGGCACGGCGCGTCATCCGTTAACGGGAGAGTGGGTCTGGTTCAACCAGGCCCATTTGTTCCACGTCTCCAATTTGGAGCCGGAAGTTCGCGAGAGCTTGCTCGACGTGGTCGGCGACGAGGTCGAGCTGCCGCGTAACGTCTTCTACGGCGACGGTTCGCCGATCGACGATGAAACGCTGTCCACCGTTCGCGACGTCCTCGAGACGCACAAGATCAGTTTTCCCTGGCAGGCCGGCGACGTGGTCATGCTCGACAATATGCTCACCGCGCATGCGCGCGCACCGTTCAAAGGACCGCGCAGAGTGATCGTCGCCATGGCGGAAGCTCATCGGCAGCGCTGA
- a CDS encoding thioesterase II family protein codes for MRLLCLPYSGGSAMFYARWRRLVPSWIDVQPVEWPGRGARMDEPLTTDPRALASQLAAELHAQLDAPYALFGHSLGALIAFELAHGLLDRGAPAPAILFASGAEAPAVRDGSKWRLPLSDDALLKELRDLQGTPDEALSNPELMRSALPVLRADFLMCGAYAYRPRYPLPCPVHVFGGTDDDTSPDSLQAWRQETSAAFTLDVLPGHHFFIHTQQAELLDLIGAAVARQSGRSIGLHRSEDHERILRPATH; via the coding sequence ATGCGGCTTCTTTGTCTGCCTTACTCCGGCGGCAGCGCCATGTTCTATGCGCGGTGGCGCAGGCTCGTGCCGTCGTGGATCGACGTTCAGCCGGTGGAGTGGCCCGGGCGCGGCGCGCGCATGGACGAGCCGCTCACGACGGATCCACGGGCGCTCGCATCGCAACTCGCGGCCGAACTTCATGCGCAGCTTGACGCGCCTTACGCATTGTTTGGGCATAGCCTCGGTGCGCTGATTGCGTTCGAACTCGCGCATGGCCTGCTCGATCGCGGCGCGCCCGCGCCGGCCATTCTCTTTGCGTCGGGCGCGGAGGCGCCGGCCGTCCGAGACGGCAGCAAGTGGCGCCTGCCATTGAGCGACGATGCGCTGCTGAAGGAATTGCGCGATCTGCAGGGCACGCCGGACGAAGCGCTGTCGAATCCAGAACTGATGCGATCGGCATTGCCGGTTCTGCGCGCCGATTTCCTGATGTGCGGGGCCTATGCCTATCGGCCGCGGTATCCATTGCCGTGCCCGGTGCACGTCTTCGGCGGCACCGACGACGACACCAGCCCCGATTCGCTGCAGGCCTGGCGGCAGGAGACCTCGGCGGCATTCACGCTCGACGTGCTGCCGGGTCATCACTTCTTTATTCACACGCAGCAAGCCGAACTGCTCGACCTGATTGGAGCGGCCGTGGCCCGACAATCGGGGCGATCGATTGGTTTGCATCGGAGCGAGGATCATGAGCGTATTCTCCGTCCAGCCACTCATTGA
- a CDS encoding MbtH family protein: MMVFDRDDVTFTVVINHEEQYSIWPTFKEIPNGWKAVGKTGSKKECLDHIEQVWTDMRPLSLRKFMDETAPQTSA, encoded by the coding sequence ATGATGGTGTTCGACAGAGACGACGTGACCTTCACCGTCGTTATCAATCACGAAGAGCAATATTCCATCTGGCCGACGTTCAAGGAAATTCCCAATGGCTGGAAAGCAGTAGGCAAGACCGGCAGCAAGAAGGAATGCCTGGATCACATCGAACAGGTGTGGACGGATATGCGCCCGCTGAGCTTGCGCAAATTCATGGATGAGACAGCTCCGCAGACGTCGGCCTAG